The stretch of DNA TACGATAAAGTATTCTCCTATTTCCTGGACGAATATAAGCGTGGGCGCACTCCAAATCCAGATGTCATGTGTAACCGTGAAATTAAATTTGGAGAATTCCTTAACAAAGCGCTTGATCTTGGGGCCGACTATGTTGCAACAGGGCATTATGCCCGCGTTGTTGAGGAAGAGGGCCAATTCAAGCTGCTGCGCGGGGTAGACGGCAATAAGGATCAGACTTACTTCCTTAATGCGCTGAATCAGGAGCAGCTGTCCAAGGCCATGTTCCCGATCGGTCATCTGCCAAAGCCGGAAGTTCGCCGTCTGGCCGAAGAAGCCGGGCTGTATACAGCTAAGAAGAAAGATAGCACCGGCGTATGCTTCATCGGCGAACGCAATTTCCGCGAATTTTTAAGTCACTATCTTCCAGCCAAATCTGGAGATATGGTCGATATTGCAACCGGTGAAGTCAAAGGCCGTCACGACGGGCTTATGTACTACACGCTGGGCCAGCGCCAAGGTCTCGGCATTGGCGGCTCCGGCAACGGCGAGCCATGGTTTGTTGCCGAGAAAGATCTCGAACATAACATTCTGTATGTCGTTCAAGGGGACAAGCATCCAAGCCTGTACTCCACAGGACTGATTGCATCCGGCTTAAACTGGATTGCCGGCGAAGCCTCTGTTCCGCAGGAGCCTTTTAAATGCACTGCCAAGTTTCGCTACCGTCAACCGGATCAAGGCGTAACCGTGCATTTCCGCGAAGATGGTACAGCCCATGTGATCTTTGACGAGCACCAGAAGGCAGTCACCCCAGGGCAAGCGGTCGTCTTCTATGATGGAGATGTTTGCCTTGGCGGAGGAACGATTGATGTTGTAGAGAAGCTGCCTTATCCGGAGCTTAACGCAAGCCGCTAAGCCAACTTATTTTTACTTCATATTTAGATATGCTAAAGAACCTTTAACTCTACTGACAGTGAAGTTAAAGGTTCTTTTTTATGGTTATTCATCTCTCGACAAAAACGAACTTCTAGAACCTGCTTAAACTACAGACTTCACTTCTGTCTTCTGCGCAGCTCCTGATTATGCCGAATCTTGCTCTCATTTCCCTGCTCAGTTGCTTCATAGAATACTCTATCCTTAAGCTCGGGAGGCAAGTACTCCTGCTGCACATAATGACCCGGGTAATCATGCGGGTATTTATACCCCTCATGCCCCAGCTTGGTCGCCCCTTTGTAATGAGTATCCCGCAGATGGAGCGGGACCTCTGCGGACTTCATCCATTCCATGGCATTCATCGCTTTAGAGATCGCGGTATAGACTGCATTAGACTTAGGACTCTCCACCGCAAATAAAATAGCCTGGGCAATATTTAGCTTTGCTTCGGGCCAGCCATTGTTGCGGTATGCCTCCAAGGCGCTTACCGCCTGAACCATGGCCTGCGGATTCGCAAGGCCGATGTCCTCGCTGCTGGCCGCAATGAGTCTGCGCAGGAACACCATCGGGTCCATGCCGAGCTTCTCGACGGCATATAAGAACCAGAAGAGCGCGGCGTCGCTAGAGCCGCGGATGCTCTTATGGAAGGCGGACAGGACGTCATACTGTGTTGACTCGTCCGCCCGCACCGTAGGGCGCCGAATCGATTCCTCGGCGACCTCCAGTGTGACATGCACGGTGCCGTCCTCCTGAGGCGGCGTGGTCAGGGCCGCGAGCTCCAGCGCATTCAGCGCGCGGCGTATGTCACCATTCGCCATGCCCGCGATATGGTCCAGCGCCTCTTCGCTGACTTCGAGCGCTATGTAGCCCAAGCCTCTCTCCTTATCAGCCAAGGCGCGGCGCATCGCCATCAGCGAATGCTCCCTCGTCAGCGGCTGGAGCTGGAATAAGGTTGAGCGGCTCATTAAGGCCCCGTTCACATAATGGAACGGGTTCTCTGTCGTAGCGCCGATGAAGATAATCGTGCCCTTCTCTACAGCTGGCAGGAGCGCATCCTGCCGAGAACTGTTGAAGCGATGAACTTCGTCTAGAAACAGGATCGTCTTGGTTCCATACAGCGCCTTATCGTTCTGCGCCTTCTCAATCACCTCACGTACATCTTTGACCGAGGCATCCACCGCATTCAGACGTACAAACTCGCCCTGAGTATGGCGAGAAATAATATGAGCCAAAGTCGTCTTGCCGCACCCAGGAGGGCCGTATAACAAGATGGAAGACACCTGGTCGGCTTCAATTGCTCTCCGCAGCAGCTTCCCTGGACCGACAATCTGTTCTTGCCCTATATATTCATCCAGCGTAGCAGGGCGCATGCGGTCGGCAAGCAGACGCATGCCTGGATCATTGTCTTGCTGATATGAGAATAAGTCCAATTCCATTCACTTCCCCAATAGATAGATCTACCAGTCACGCCGGTATTGTAGCTAAAAATCATCACTCTCTCCATTTTATCATAACTACACTAAAAGACGCGTTCGAGGAATTTATCAATGACTGGTTTGTCTGGCGGAGACAACTCCATAGGAATTTCACTATAACTAAAAAAACGCAATTCTTGTACTTCGTCTCCATCTACTTTTGGAATTCCATCATAAGCCGTGCATACATAAGCAGTTACGACATTATACACCTCATCACCGTGAGGATATTTGTAATATAGCTCTTGTCCGGAGAATATATGAAACAGTTCAAGACTTTTGGCTTTTAACCCTGTCTCCTCAAGAAGTTCCCTTATTGCAACCTCTTCTAACGTTTCGCCAGGCTCCATCGAACCCCCAGGCAATCCCCATAAACCGTTATCGGTTCTACGCTGTAACAAGAGGCGTTGGTGGCTACACAATAGAACACATGCTCCTGTCATAATCAGTGGCCTTGAACCAACTAGCTTTCTCAGTTCCATGATGTAACCCATTACTAAAACCCCTTTTTCAATTATAGTCCAGAAAGAGCAGGTCATTCGGCAGAGTTTGGTGAGCTTAGTTTCTCCATGCTGCCTTAATAACGGGAACAGGCCTGACAATGTTACAGCTACTTGTTTTTAAAGCAAACAATTCAACTATATAGAATGAACTAAAGAAATGAATGTTATCGGGCCGTATTAGGCCGCAAAATTAGAAAGATCAATGTAAAACTTTAGTTCAATCTATATCATTTTATAATCAAAAAAAGCTCGAGGCCACCCGCGGCCTCAAGCTGTCCTTTCTTGAACTGTATATTATTCATATCCGCCCCGGTGGCGGTAATAATTATCCATCGGCGGCTTGTAAGTATCCATCGGCTGATGGTACGGCACTTCTCGATACATACTGCCCATTCCCTGAAGGGTTGGCTGAGGCGCCGCGCTAACCATATACCAGCCTTTACGAGCCATGTAGCTCCAAACCTCGTAAGCCTGGTGGGAGCACATCCGGAAGGCATCCTCCAGGAACATGCGAAGCTGTATGGTCGAGCACTCAAATGCAGACCATGCGTACTCCCGCCCCGCCCGTTTCAAAGTTAGCAAATAAGAAGTGGCAATGCTGCGGTCGTCAAGCTGATTCAGCTTGACTTGCGGCTGTACTGGCGAAAGCTGCATAGGCTGCATAGGAGCTGGCGCACCTCCAACATTCTGGAGATTAGGCACATTCAGTCGGTCTGGAGAGCCTTGGGGCTTACTGGCAAATTCGACTTTCATGTTGTAGTCTTGAATATGAACGGCATAGTGGCGAGCAATCATGTCATGCAGTTCCCGGTCCTGCGCCTGATTCAGAAACAAAGCCATGGATTGAATGGAATTCGTACAGCTAAGTAATAGTTCATTAAGCTCTAGAGCTTCATGGGCAGCTAATTGCAAAGATAACACCTTCCTTGACCAAATTTTTGGGGTTTCAAAGGCTAGGTTGTCTTTGTTCAGTCTGCATTATGTAAAGTAAAGTTTGGGTAAAAATCTCATATAACCGTTCTTTCACTTTAAGCTGGCTTCTAAATATGAGTTAATATAGATGTCGGGCCGACGACAAGCTGGGAAAGGGGGCTGATCGAAATGATTTCAGTGAATAGTGAGGTGGTCTTCGCTTAAAGCGAAGACCACGAAGCACGGGAGGCCGATTGGCCTCCCTATATTTTAATAAAGATGATTTAATTTCCCTTCGCATATAAAGTCATTTATAATATAACCATGATATGGAATCCAATTTAAATTTTGAAAGGAGGAACACGGCAATGTTGATCTTTAACGTTAAGGTAGCGGTGGACGGACAACGCTTTAAGGAGGATGTTGAACGTGAATTACAGAAATGGGAAGGATGTGCTTCCCCCTAGACTGCTGAAGGAGCTCCAGGATTACATACAAGGTGAGCTTGTCTACATTCCAAAGGTGAGCCAGAAACGGGCACTTTGGGGTGAAATCAGCGGCTCGCGCAAGGCCATTGCCAAGCGCAATCAAGAAATTTACCAGGCCTATCTGGAGGGTCAATCCGCCGAAGAGCTGGCCGGATCCTACCATTTATCCATAGACAGTATCCGCAAAATTATTACAAAAATGCGCTGTGCCAGCCGGAAGGCGGCTCTGGTCCAGCAATCATGACGAAGAGCCGGGGCTAACTGCCCCGGCTCTTCGCATATCTCAATGCAGCACGATTATGAGACGATTGACTTCGCCTTAGAGCCAACTAGGGCCAATCCGTGCTTGCAATCTCGGCATCATCGGCTTTTACGTAAGAAGGAAGCCCCCCTCCATGCAGAAGCCACAGTTCATGCAGTGCCCGTGTGCAGCCCACATATAGCAGCTTAGCATCTTCTGCATGATAGTGATCTATATCGGTATCTAACATCAGCACAGCGTCGAATTCAAGTCCCTTGGACAAGTATACGGGCAGTACCGATATCCCGCCTTCATACTCGCTCTTACGGCCATCAATCAAATGCAGCTCTCTGCCTGCAGCAGCCAGCTTCTGATACAGCTCCTCTGCCTCATGAAGGGTGCGGGTCAGCAAGGCTGCCGTCCTATAGGGACCTTCAAGTATCCGATCCAATGCTTTGATGATCGTCTCTACCCGCTGATCCGCAGGGTGATAAATAACCCTTACCGGCTCTGCACTGCGAAATACCGGTACTGCGAGAAGGTCGGTGCCTACACCCTCCTTCAAAATTTCATTGGCAAAGGTGATAATCTCCATCGTAGAACGATAGCTTCTTGTCAATGCGAAGTATCCCGTATCCTCCTCAGCAAACAGCTGCTGCATTTCACGCCACGTTCTAATTCCGCGGTAGTAATGAATCCCTTGGGACAAATCCCCTAAGATTGTAAAGGAGTGTCCCTTCACAAACCGATCGAGGACCGCAATCTGAAGCGGTGAGAAGTCCTGAGCTTCATCGATCACTACATGGTCAAAGCGGTGTTTGCTGTTGATCTCATTTACTCCAGCAAATAAATACAGCAGTGCAGCCAGGTCTTCTTCCTGAAGCTGATTCTTCTTCAAGGAAGCTCTCGTCTCCTTCAGCACAGCCTCCGGAATTCTGCCTGTTAACTCCTCTAAATCCGGAACAACGGCTCCTTGACTCTTACCTGCTCCAAACAGCAATTTATAAAGTGCCAAGGGAGACAAATCTGGCCACTTCTTGGCATAGGCCTTCTCCCGCTGAGAGCTCTTTGATTTACGCTCCTTAAGCACAGCTGCAGAGGGAGCCTTCTTCTGCTCCATTTCCACCCAGCGATGTATTCGAGCCAGCGTTCTTTCTTTACGCAGCGCCAGCGGATAATGCTTATATTCCTCTTCATACCACTGCTTTATCATCGCTCGGGAGAGCACCTTCCCGTCCCACGGAGAAAAGTCCTCCTCTGGTAAACAAACAGATGACAGACGATCGAGAAAATCCTCCAGCAGCTGTTGAAACAATACAGAGCCCTTGAAGCGCCCAGGCAGCCAAGCATCGTGATTACTTTGCCGATCCGGCTGATCGAACCAGCGAATTAAAGTATCAGGCCCATCGCTTGGCGCATGCCCCAGCTCAAGGACTGCTGCACTCCAGTCACTAAAAGTGCTCTGCTGAATATCCCCTACGCCCAGTTCAGGGAGGACTTCCGAAATATAGTTGATGAACATCCGGTTCGGTGCGAAGATAATCATCTTTTCGGCCGAGATTTGTTCTTTATATTGATACAGCAAATAAGCCAACCGATGCAAGGCTACTGTAGTCTTTCCGCTCCCGGCGACCCCTTGAATTATAAGGGCCGTATTCTTGGCTGCACGAATAATCTGATCCTGCTCAGCCTGGATTGTAGACACGATGTCCCGCAGCCGGTTGTCCTTGTTCTCCCCAAGCCGGTACAGCAGAAATTCATCAGAGACGGCTGGCCCTTCATTGTCTTTGTTGTATGTATCTACAACCCGCTCAAGAATTTGCTTGCGGATGACAACGTTGCGCTTTAGATAAACCAATCCTTCGATCAATCCCTCCGGCGCCTCATAAGTTGCCGAATCCCCGCCTGTAAAGGAGTAGAATAAACTGGCTACCGGAGCACGCCAATCAATGACGATCGGCTGGCGGCCTTCCCCGGCTACTCCGACCTTGCCAATATAGAGTGGAGCCTTCTGCCCGCCCTTCTCCTCAAAATCAAGCCTTCCAAAATAAGGTTCCTGCAGCGACTGGGCAAGCTGTTTGCGCTGTGTTTCTCTTCCGGCCTCCAGCACCTGCTCCGTGTAATTGTGTCCAGTATAGACAGGAATACCCTGCAGTCTTTGGAGCTCGGCATCAATCGTTTTCAAGGTGCGATCCAGCCGTTCCTTCTCTTCTTGATAGGCACTTTGAAAATCATCCATTTCAGTTACCTCCTAAGATATCGATCTCTTTTCCCTCCAATTAATTCCACTTGTGAAGCAAAAAGGAATCTCATTATACCACTGTTTTCTTCTAAAAGCTAAGAGCTTTTTATCTATATAGAATGAACTAAGAAAAATGAATGCTATAAGCCGAAACTTTAATTCAATCTATATAAAGAATTGTAAAAGGGAACCGGCAG from Paenibacillus sp. CAA11 encodes:
- a CDS encoding spore coat protein, which gives rise to MLSLQLAAHEALELNELLLSCTNSIQSMALFLNQAQDRELHDMIARHYAVHIQDYNMKVEFASKPQGSPDRLNVPNLQNVGGAPAPMQPMQLSPVQPQVKLNQLDDRSIATSYLLTLKRAGREYAWSAFECSTIQLRMFLEDAFRMCSHQAYEVWSYMARKGWYMVSAAPQPTLQGMGSMYREVPYHQPMDTYKPPMDNYYRHRGGYE
- a CDS encoding HelD family protein, producing MDDFQSAYQEEKERLDRTLKTIDAELQRLQGIPVYTGHNYTEQVLEAGRETQRKQLAQSLQEPYFGRLDFEEKGGQKAPLYIGKVGVAGEGRQPIVIDWRAPVASLFYSFTGGDSATYEAPEGLIEGLVYLKRNVVIRKQILERVVDTYNKDNEGPAVSDEFLLYRLGENKDNRLRDIVSTIQAEQDQIIRAAKNTALIIQGVAGSGKTTVALHRLAYLLYQYKEQISAEKMIIFAPNRMFINYISEVLPELGVGDIQQSTFSDWSAAVLELGHAPSDGPDTLIRWFDQPDRQSNHDAWLPGRFKGSVLFQQLLEDFLDRLSSVCLPEEDFSPWDGKVLSRAMIKQWYEEEYKHYPLALRKERTLARIHRWVEMEQKKAPSAAVLKERKSKSSQREKAYAKKWPDLSPLALYKLLFGAGKSQGAVVPDLEELTGRIPEAVLKETRASLKKNQLQEEDLAALLYLFAGVNEINSKHRFDHVVIDEAQDFSPLQIAVLDRFVKGHSFTILGDLSQGIHYYRGIRTWREMQQLFAEEDTGYFALTRSYRSTMEIITFANEILKEGVGTDLLAVPVFRSAEPVRVIYHPADQRVETIIKALDRILEGPYRTAALLTRTLHEAEELYQKLAAAGRELHLIDGRKSEYEGGISVLPVYLSKGLEFDAVLMLDTDIDHYHAEDAKLLYVGCTRALHELWLLHGGGLPSYVKADDAEIASTDWP
- the mnmA gene encoding tRNA 2-thiouridine(34) synthase MnmA, with the translated sequence MPANPSNTRIVVGMSGGVDSSVTALLLKRQGYDVIGIFMKNWDDTDELGYCTAEQDAEDVRRVCEQIGIPYYTVNFEKEYYDKVFSYFLDEYKRGRTPNPDVMCNREIKFGEFLNKALDLGADYVATGHYARVVEEEGQFKLLRGVDGNKDQTYFLNALNQEQLSKAMFPIGHLPKPEVRRLAEEAGLYTAKKKDSTGVCFIGERNFREFLSHYLPAKSGDMVDIATGEVKGRHDGLMYYTLGQRQGLGIGGSGNGEPWFVAEKDLEHNILYVVQGDKHPSLYSTGLIASGLNWIAGEASVPQEPFKCTAKFRYRQPDQGVTVHFREDGTAHVIFDEHQKAVTPGQAVVFYDGDVCLGGGTIDVVEKLPYPELNASR
- a CDS encoding replication-associated recombination protein A codes for the protein MDLFSYQQDNDPGMRLLADRMRPATLDEYIGQEQIVGPGKLLRRAIEADQVSSILLYGPPGCGKTTLAHIISRHTQGEFVRLNAVDASVKDVREVIEKAQNDKALYGTKTILFLDEVHRFNSSRQDALLPAVEKGTIIFIGATTENPFHYVNGALMSRSTLFQLQPLTREHSLMAMRRALADKERGLGYIALEVSEEALDHIAGMANGDIRRALNALELAALTTPPQEDGTVHVTLEVAEESIRRPTVRADESTQYDVLSAFHKSIRGSSDAALFWFLYAVEKLGMDPMVFLRRLIAASSEDIGLANPQAMVQAVSALEAYRNNGWPEAKLNIAQAILFAVESPKSNAVYTAISKAMNAMEWMKSAEVPLHLRDTHYKGATKLGHEGYKYPHDYPGHYVQQEYLPPELKDRVFYEATEQGNESKIRHNQELRRRQK
- a CDS encoding NUDIX hydrolase, which encodes MGYIMELRKLVGSRPLIMTGACVLLCSHQRLLLQRRTDNGLWGLPGGSMEPGETLEEVAIRELLEETGLKAKSLELFHIFSGQELYYKYPHGDEVYNVVTAYVCTAYDGIPKVDGDEVQELRFFSYSEIPMELSPPDKPVIDKFLERVF
- a CDS encoding CD3324 family protein; this encodes MNYRNGKDVLPPRLLKELQDYIQGELVYIPKVSQKRALWGEISGSRKAIAKRNQEIYQAYLEGQSAEELAGSYHLSIDSIRKIITKMRCASRKAALVQQS